One segment of Acetoanaerobium noterae DNA contains the following:
- a CDS encoding (Fe-S)-binding protein produces the protein MGKLLESIMLDFIEPCTADFNRVKFHAIFDKDISEIFPYLNTQMKSAIYNVSSNSLTFKKEFRLITLHPTKLSVSKAINEFDAYEIMDMVMELVNSTYDSKSNITPLYERRANPSTIEVYKYLPKTNCKSCGCATCLSFAAKMIAGEYKINHCKTIFIEGYEEQKEKLLDMAQTFGWD, from the coding sequence ATGGGGAAACTATTAGAAAGTATTATGCTTGATTTTATTGAGCCATGCACGGCTGATTTTAATAGAGTTAAGTTTCATGCAATTTTTGATAAGGACATTTCAGAAATTTTTCCATATTTAAATACCCAGATGAAATCGGCTATTTACAATGTTAGCTCAAATAGCCTGACCTTTAAAAAAGAATTTAGATTAATTACTCTTCATCCCACAAAATTATCTGTATCAAAAGCTATAAATGAGTTTGATGCATATGAAATAATGGATATGGTTATGGAGCTAGTGAACTCTACTTATGATAGCAAGTCAAATATTACGCCTTTGTACGAAAGAAGAGCAAACCCATCAACTATAGAAGTTTATAAGTATCTTCCAAAAACAAATTGCAAAAGCTGTGGCTGTGCTACTTGTCTTTCCTTTGCCGCAAAAATGATAGCAGGAGAATATAAAATTAATCACTGTAAGACAATTTTTATTGAGGGCTATGAAGAGCAAAAGGAAAAGCTACTAGATATGGCTCAGACATTTGGCTGGGACTAA